From a single bacterium genomic region:
- the pstB gene encoding phosphate ABC transporter ATP-binding protein PstB, whose translation MNNEMVITVKDLNLFYGEFQALKVVPMEVRRQHITALIGPSGCGKSTLLRTLNRMNDLIPSVRVTGTILLEGKNIYDSDMDVCALRKRVGMVFQRPNPFPLSIYDNVAFGLKVAGLNDRHRVSEIVERSLRAAALWDNLKDKLEHSALELPLDQQQRLCIARLLAVEPEVILMDEPCSALDPISTGRIEELMLDLKADYTIVIVTHNMQQAARISDYSGYMLLGEMIEFGQTAGIFTSPRDIRTQDYVSGRYG comes from the coding sequence ATGAACAATGAGATGGTTATAACGGTTAAGGATCTGAACCTTTTTTACGGGGAATTTCAGGCACTTAAGGTGGTGCCGATGGAGGTGAGGCGGCAGCACATTACGGCGCTCATTGGCCCATCTGGCTGTGGTAAATCCACCTTGCTGCGCACCTTGAACCGGATGAACGATCTGATTCCCAGCGTTCGCGTAACCGGAACGATCTTATTGGAAGGAAAAAACATTTACGATTCCGATATGGATGTTTGCGCGTTGCGTAAGCGCGTGGGGATGGTCTTTCAGCGGCCGAATCCATTTCCTCTTTCGATCTATGACAATGTGGCCTTCGGGCTGAAGGTCGCCGGGCTGAATGACCGGCATCGGGTGAGCGAGATTGTGGAGCGTAGTCTCCGTGCGGCGGCGTTGTGGGATAACCTGAAGGATAAGCTGGAACATTCCGCACTGGAATTGCCGTTGGATCAACAGCAGCGGCTCTGTATCGCAAGGTTGCTGGCGGTTGAGCCCGAAGTGATATTGATGGATGAGCCCTGTTCGGCGCTCGATCCGATTTCCACCGGGCGAATTGAGGAATTGATGCTCGATCTCAAGGCGGACTACACGATTGTGATTGTTACGCATAATATGCAGCAGGCGGCGCGAATTTCTGACTATTCCGGTTACATGCTCTTAGGCGAAATGATAGAATTCGGGCAAACAGCCGGAATCTTCACAAGTCCAAGGGATATTCGAACGCAAGATTATGTCAGCGGACGGTATGGGTGA